The genomic DNA TGGTATCATAACGAAACAGGCGAAGTCTATGTTGGGCACGAAGAGCCAGCAGATATCGAAAACTGGACACAGGACAATGACGTACTTGACACATGGTTCTCGTCTGCGCTATGGCCGTTCTCGACAATGGGTTGGCCGGATGTAGACAATGAAGAATTCAAGCGCTACTACCCGACGGATGCACTTGTGACAGGCTATGACATTATTTTCTTCTGGGTGTCACGCATGATTTTCCAAGGCATTGAATTTACGGAGCAACGTCCGTTTAAAGATGTTTTGATTCATGGATTAGTTCGGGCTGAAGATGGTCGTAAGATGTCCAAATCGCTAGGTAACGGTATTGACCCAATGGACGTTATCGACAAATACGGTGCGGATGCACTGCGCTATTTCTTGTCTACAGGCTCATCTCCAGGACAGGACTTGCGTTATTCAACAGAAAAAGTGGAATCGATCTGGAACTTTGCCAATAAAATTTGGAATGCATCTCGTTTTGCATTGATGAATATGGATGGCATGACGTATGAAGAAATCGACCTAACAGGTGAGAAATCTGCGGCAGATGCATGGATTTTAACTCGTTTGAATGAAACGATTGAGCAAGTAACGAAGTTAGCAGATCGCTATGAGTTCGGTGAAGTAGGTCGCGCATTGTACAACTTCATCTGGGATGATTTCTGTGACTGGTATATTGAAATGGCGAAATTGCCATTGTACGGGGACGACGAAGCGGCGAAGAAAATGACACGTTCTGTTTTGGCGTATGTTCTTGACAATACAATGCGTTTGCTACACCCATTCATGCCATTTATCACAGAAGAAATTTGGCAGAACTTGCCGCATGAAGGCGAGTCGATTACCGTCGCTGCATGGCCAGTGGCGGATGCGAAGTTGACAGATAAAGCGCGTGCGACAGATATGAAGTTGCTCATGGATATTATCCGTGCAGTCCGTACGATCCGCGCGGAAGTCAACACGCCAATGAGCAAAAAAGTGCCATTGTACATTTCTGCGAAAGACGATGCAACTGTAGCGGTATTGGAAGCGAACCGTAGCTACATTGAGCGCTTCTGTAACCCAGAGACGTTAACACTTGGCAACGGTATCGAAGCACCAGGTAAATCGATGTCAGCTGTTGTAACAGGGGCAGAATTGTTCTTACCGTTGGAAGGACTACTCAACATTGACGAAGAAATCGCTCGTCTAACAAAAGAGCTTGCAAAATGGCAAAGTGAAGTGAAACGCGTCCAAGGCAAACTGTCCAACGAACGTTTCATGTCCAAAGCGCCTGAAGCAGTCGTTGAAGAAGAACGCGCCAAAGAAAAGGACTATCTTGAAAAATACGCCGCAGTCGAGCGTCGTATGCAAGAATTGAAAGAAATCTAATCGACAAAATAGCAAGA from Sporosarcina sp. FSL K6-1522 includes the following:
- a CDS encoding valine--tRNA ligase produces the protein MSNENLSMPTKYDPQSIEAGRYEWWLKGKFFEAQPESDKEPYTIVIPPPNVTGKLHLGHAWDTTLQDILIRMKRMQGYDALWLPGMDHAGIATQARVEAKLREEGVTRYDLGREKFVEETWKWKEEYAGHIREQWGKLGLGLDYSRERFTLDEGLSKAVREVFVKLYEKDLIYRGEYIINWDPATKTALSDIEVIHKDVQGAFYHMRYPLTDGTGSIEIATTRPETMLGDTAVAVHPEDERYKHLIGKTVTLPIVGREIPIVADDYVDMEFGSGAVKITPAHDPNDFEIGNRHNLARVLVMNEDGSMNKLAGKYEGMDRFECRKAIVKDLQDMGVLFEIEDHPHSVGHSERSGAVVEPYLSTQWFVKMQPLADEAIKLQQAEGKVTFVPDRFEHTYLQWMENVHDWCISRQLWWGHRIPAWYHNETGEVYVGHEEPADIENWTQDNDVLDTWFSSALWPFSTMGWPDVDNEEFKRYYPTDALVTGYDIIFFWVSRMIFQGIEFTEQRPFKDVLIHGLVRAEDGRKMSKSLGNGIDPMDVIDKYGADALRYFLSTGSSPGQDLRYSTEKVESIWNFANKIWNASRFALMNMDGMTYEEIDLTGEKSAADAWILTRLNETIEQVTKLADRYEFGEVGRALYNFIWDDFCDWYIEMAKLPLYGDDEAAKKMTRSVLAYVLDNTMRLLHPFMPFITEEIWQNLPHEGESITVAAWPVADAKLTDKARATDMKLLMDIIRAVRTIRAEVNTPMSKKVPLYISAKDDATVAVLEANRSYIERFCNPETLTLGNGIEAPGKSMSAVVTGAELFLPLEGLLNIDEEIARLTKELAKWQSEVKRVQGKLSNERFMSKAPEAVVEEERAKEKDYLEKYAAVERRMQELKEI